One region of Pseudomonas sp. B21-040 genomic DNA includes:
- a CDS encoding DUF2790 domain-containing protein, producing MNTRTLIFATALTCTAFAGLAQANDTPSSQAVPYHYGMPLNVGKVVALTEPTTDECKVITADMKYIDTSGKPEEITYRKLSDACSYQN from the coding sequence ATGAACACCCGCACCCTGATTTTTGCCACTGCCCTCACCTGCACTGCGTTTGCCGGGCTTGCCCAGGCCAACGACACACCCTCTTCCCAAGCCGTGCCCTATCACTACGGCATGCCGCTGAACGTTGGCAAAGTCGTGGCCCTGACAGAGCCGACGACCGACGAATGCAAAGTGATCACCGCCGATATGAAGTACATCGACACGTCCGGCAAGCCTGAAGAAATCACCTACAGGAAGCTTTCCGACGCGTGCAGTTATCAAAACTGA
- a CDS encoding DUF1652 domain-containing protein produces the protein MFLSALELRNIIESSFLPKRCQCTLSPELLMTVKVYADGQTDALDLHVTGIDASALNGCREINELIAELRTKQQSVEIPHRVSSAL, from the coding sequence ATGTTTCTTTCTGCCTTGGAACTTCGCAACATCATCGAAAGCAGTTTTTTACCTAAACGCTGCCAATGCACGCTGTCCCCAGAGTTGTTGATGACCGTCAAGGTGTATGCGGACGGTCAAACCGACGCGCTTGACCTGCACGTGACCGGGATCGATGCTTCGGCACTTAATGGTTGTCGGGAAATCAACGAACTGATCGCCGAACTGCGCACCAAACAACAGTCCGTGGAAATCCCGCACAGAGTAAGCAGCGCTCTTTAG
- the eco gene encoding serine protease inhibitor ecotin, which produces MGSLTFTSAVGLIVAGLSTVAHAAKLETVAPFPKPESGFTRQVIHLAPQAKEDDFQVEILAGKTLTVDCNRQRLGGMLEEKNLEGWGYPFYRLENVIGPMSTLMACPDGKSKKDFVPVVGDGFMLRYNSKLPIVLYVPKDIEVRYRIWSASSKVENAVQE; this is translated from the coding sequence ATGGGTTCTTTGACGTTCACTTCGGCTGTCGGGCTAATCGTTGCCGGACTGTCAACCGTGGCACATGCCGCGAAGCTTGAAACCGTCGCTCCCTTTCCAAAACCCGAAAGCGGTTTTACCCGCCAGGTCATTCACCTCGCCCCGCAAGCCAAAGAGGACGACTTTCAGGTTGAAATCCTCGCCGGCAAAACCCTGACCGTGGACTGCAATCGCCAACGGCTGGGCGGGATGCTTGAGGAAAAAAACCTTGAAGGCTGGGGGTACCCGTTCTACCGACTGGAAAACGTCATCGGGCCGATGAGCACGTTGATGGCCTGCCCTGACGGCAAGAGCAAAAAAGACTTCGTGCCGGTGGTCGGTGACGGCTTCATGTTGCGTTACAACAGCAAGCTGCCGATCGTGCTTTACGTGCCGAAAGACATCGAAGTCCGCTATCGGATCTGGTCGGCGTCGAGCAAGGTCGAGAACGCCGTTCAGGAGTAA
- a CDS encoding PQQ-dependent sugar dehydrogenase yields MLRKTLLATLCVSALITAAAPVFAATTQDLQSEQGTLQVTTLAKGLEHPWSLAFLPDRTGMLVTERPGHLRVVSVDGKISDPIDGVPKVWAKGQGGLLDVVLSPDFKQDRTVYLSYAEGGGAGDNAGTAVGRGQLSEDLKTLRNFQVIFRQEPKLSVGNHFGSRLVFDRDGYLFITLGENNDRPTAQDLDKLQGKVVRIYPDGKVPDDNPFVGQAGVRPEIWSYGQRNPQGAALNPWTGVLWENEHGPQGGDELNIIERGKNYGWPLATHGINYSGQPIPEAKGKSAEGTVAPHHVWERSPGLSGLAFYDSDRFKAWQHNAFIGALVSQELIRLQFDGDKVVHEERLLGELKARIRDVRQGPDGYLYVLTDEDNGALYKVGLK; encoded by the coding sequence ATGTTGCGTAAAACCCTACTGGCCACCTTGTGCGTCAGCGCCCTCATCACCGCTGCAGCCCCCGTGTTCGCGGCCACGACTCAGGATCTGCAAAGCGAGCAGGGCACCCTGCAAGTCACCACGCTCGCCAAGGGGCTGGAGCATCCATGGTCACTGGCATTCCTGCCGGATCGCACGGGCATGCTGGTGACCGAGCGCCCCGGTCATCTGCGCGTCGTCAGCGTTGACGGGAAAATCTCCGACCCGATTGATGGTGTACCGAAGGTCTGGGCCAAAGGCCAGGGCGGCTTGCTGGATGTGGTGCTGTCCCCCGACTTCAAGCAAGACCGCACGGTTTACCTGTCGTATGCCGAAGGGGGTGGGGCGGGGGACAACGCTGGCACGGCGGTAGGCCGGGGGCAATTGTCCGAAGACCTGAAAACCCTGAGGAATTTCCAGGTGATCTTCCGCCAGGAGCCGAAGCTTTCTGTCGGCAACCACTTCGGTTCACGATTGGTGTTCGACCGTGATGGCTATCTGTTCATCACGCTCGGTGAAAACAATGACCGGCCAACGGCTCAGGACCTCGACAAGCTGCAAGGCAAAGTCGTACGGATTTACCCGGACGGCAAAGTGCCGGACGACAATCCCTTTGTCGGTCAGGCAGGCGTACGTCCGGAAATCTGGTCCTATGGCCAGCGTAACCCGCAAGGCGCAGCGCTCAATCCATGGACCGGCGTTCTCTGGGAGAACGAACACGGACCTCAGGGCGGTGATGAATTGAACATCATCGAACGCGGGAAAAACTACGGCTGGCCGCTGGCAACCCACGGCATCAACTATTCGGGCCAGCCGATCCCCGAAGCCAAAGGCAAGTCCGCCGAAGGCACGGTGGCGCCTCATCATGTCTGGGAGAGGTCCCCGGGGTTGAGCGGACTGGCGTTCTACGACAGTGATCGATTCAAGGCCTGGCAGCACAACGCGTTCATCGGGGCGCTGGTCAGCCAGGAACTGATTCGCTTGCAGTTCGATGGCGACAAAGTGGTTCACGAAGAGCGATTGCTCGGTGAACTCAAGGCGCGAATCCGCGATGTGCGCCAAGGCCCGGATGGGTACTTGTATGTGTTGACCGATGAGGACAATGGCGCGCTGTACAAGGTGGGCCTGAAATAA
- a CDS encoding Ku protein — MARAIWKGAISFGLVHIPVALVSATSSQGVDFDWLDSRSMEPVGYKRVNKVTGKEVTKEHIVKGVQYEKGRYVVLSEEEIKSAHPLSTQTIDIFSFVDREQIPLQNIDTPYYLAPDKRGGKVYALLRETLSKTNKVALAHVVLHTRQHLAALMPLESSMVLVMLRWPAEVRSLDTLELGSEVTKPELAKGELDMAKRLVQDMSADWKPEDYRDSFEDKIMALVEKKANEGKIEDVETATGEEARKTADVIDLTELLKRSLGSKGSAKAKPTAPKKATRTSRG; from the coding sequence ATGGCACGGGCAATCTGGAAAGGCGCAATCAGTTTCGGGCTGGTGCATATCCCTGTGGCGCTGGTCTCGGCGACATCCTCCCAAGGGGTGGATTTCGACTGGCTCGACAGCCGCAGCATGGAGCCGGTCGGGTACAAGCGGGTAAACAAGGTCACCGGCAAAGAAGTCACCAAGGAGCACATCGTCAAAGGTGTGCAATACGAAAAAGGTCGGTACGTGGTCCTCAGCGAAGAGGAAATCAAATCGGCGCACCCTTTATCCACCCAAACCATCGACATCTTTTCCTTTGTCGACCGTGAGCAGATCCCCCTGCAAAACATCGATACGCCCTACTACCTCGCCCCTGATAAACGCGGTGGCAAGGTGTACGCGCTGTTGCGCGAAACGTTGAGCAAAACCAATAAAGTCGCCCTCGCCCATGTAGTGCTGCACACACGTCAGCACCTGGCGGCGTTGATGCCGCTGGAGTCTTCAATGGTATTGGTGATGTTGCGTTGGCCCGCCGAAGTGCGCAGCCTCGATACGCTCGAGCTGGGCAGCGAGGTGACCAAGCCCGAACTGGCCAAGGGTGAACTCGATATGGCCAAACGCCTGGTGCAAGACATGAGCGCCGACTGGAAACCTGAGGACTACCGCGACAGCTTCGAAGACAAGATCATGGCGCTGGTCGAGAAAAAGGCCAATGAAGGCAAGATCGAGGATGTCGAGACAGCGACCGGTGAAGAGGCGCGCAAAACAGCGGATGTGATTGATCTGACCGAATTGCTTAAACGTAGCCTGGGAAGCAAGGGCAGCGCCAAAGCCAAACCGACGGCACCGAAAAAAGCCACTAGGACTTCTCGTGGTTAG
- the lpxO gene encoding lipid A hydroxylase LpxO: protein MKLIIAFIYLVSIAYVHLRGRVRHRLGRQLSDHSSFLAPLNCFLYLFSKIPTKPYLDPADFPDLSPLQAHWQDIRAEGQNLLNAGEIKRSDQYNDVGFNSFFKSGWKRFYLKWYGDSHPSAMKLCPRTTELVQGIGSIKAAMFAELPPGSRLVRHRDPYAGSYRYHLGLETPNEEGCYINVDGQNYHWRDGEAVMFDETFIHYAENTTQQNRIILFCDIERPMKYRWAAVFNDWFSRTVMSAAGAPNDAGDRTGGINRLFTRIYKIRLRGKALKKRNRKRYYLEKWAIFAGLLVLIFLI, encoded by the coding sequence GTGAAACTGATCATTGCCTTTATTTACCTGGTCTCCATTGCATACGTGCACTTGCGTGGGCGCGTGCGCCACAGGTTGGGCCGCCAGTTGAGTGATCACTCTTCGTTTCTGGCGCCACTCAATTGCTTCTTGTATCTGTTTTCGAAAATCCCCACCAAACCGTATCTGGATCCAGCTGATTTTCCAGATTTGAGCCCGTTGCAGGCGCATTGGCAAGACATCCGCGCCGAAGGCCAGAACCTGTTGAACGCCGGAGAGATCAAACGCTCCGATCAATACAACGACGTCGGCTTCAACTCGTTCTTCAAATCGGGCTGGAAACGTTTTTACCTGAAATGGTACGGCGACAGCCATCCTTCGGCGATGAAGCTCTGCCCGCGCACCACTGAATTGGTCCAAGGCATTGGCTCGATCAAGGCCGCGATGTTCGCAGAACTGCCACCGGGTTCCAGGCTGGTCCGTCATCGCGATCCTTATGCCGGTTCCTACCGTTATCACTTGGGCCTGGAAACGCCGAACGAAGAAGGTTGCTACATCAATGTCGACGGCCAGAACTACCATTGGCGCGATGGCGAAGCGGTGATGTTCGACGAAACCTTCATTCATTACGCCGAAAACACCACGCAGCAAAACCGCATCATCCTGTTTTGCGACATCGAGCGCCCGATGAAGTATCGCTGGGCGGCAGTGTTCAACGACTGGTTTAGCCGGACCGTGATGTCGGCGGCCGGTGCGCCAAACGATGCGGGTGACAGGACCGGCGGCATCAACCGCCTGTTCACCCGGATCTACAAAATCCGCCTGCGTGGCAAAGCGCTGAAAAAGCGCAACCGCAAGCGCTACTACCTGGAAAAGTGGGCGATCTTTGCCGGGTTGCTCGTGCTGATTTTTCTGATCTGA
- a CDS encoding ABC-F family ATPase encodes MISTANITMQFGAKPLFENVSVKFGAGNRYGLIGANGCGKSTFMKILGGDLEPSGGQVMLEPNVRLGKLRQDQFAYEEFTVIDTVIMGHEELWKVKAERDRIYSLPEMTEEDGMAVAELETEFAEMDGYTAESRAGELLLGLGIGIEQHFGPMSEVSPGWKLRVLLAQALFSDPEVLLLDEPTNHLDINTIRWLENILTQRSSLMIIISHDRHFLNSVCTHMADLDYGELRLFPGNYDEYMTVATQSREQLLSDNAKKKAQISELQSFVSRFSANASKAKQATSRAKAIDKIQLAEVKPSSRVSPFIRFEQTKKLHRQAVIVERMAKGFDGKTLFKDFSFQVEAGERVAIIGPNGIGKTTLLRTLVNELTPDAGTVKWTDAAELGYYAQDHAHDFEDDCNLFDWMGQWTQGGEQIVRGTLGRMLFSNDEILKSVKVISGGEQGRMLFGKLILQKPNVLIMDEPTNHLDMESIEALNLALENYPGTLIFVSHDREFVSSLATRIIELSPSGVIDFSGTYDDYLRSQGVVF; translated from the coding sequence TTGATCTCTACAGCTAACATCACGATGCAGTTCGGCGCCAAGCCGCTATTCGAAAACGTTTCGGTCAAGTTCGGCGCGGGTAACCGCTACGGCCTGATCGGCGCCAACGGTTGCGGCAAGTCGACTTTCATGAAAATCCTCGGTGGCGACCTCGAGCCGTCCGGCGGCCAGGTCATGCTCGAGCCGAACGTGCGTCTGGGTAAATTGCGCCAGGACCAGTTCGCCTACGAAGAATTCACCGTGATCGATACCGTGATCATGGGTCACGAAGAGCTGTGGAAGGTCAAGGCCGAGCGCGATCGCATCTACTCGCTGCCGGAAATGACCGAAGAAGACGGCATGGCCGTGGCCGAGCTGGAAACCGAATTCGCCGAAATGGACGGATACACCGCCGAATCCCGTGCCGGCGAGCTGTTGCTGGGCCTGGGTATCGGCATCGAGCAACACTTTGGCCCGATGAGCGAGGTTTCCCCAGGCTGGAAACTGCGTGTATTGCTGGCTCAGGCGCTGTTCTCCGATCCTGAAGTGCTGTTGCTCGACGAACCGACCAACCACCTGGACATCAATACCATCCGCTGGCTGGAAAACATTCTGACCCAGCGCTCCAGCCTGATGATCATCATCTCTCACGACCGTCACTTCCTGAACAGCGTGTGCACCCACATGGCTGACCTGGATTACGGCGAGCTGCGTCTGTTCCCGGGCAACTACGACGAGTACATGACCGTAGCGACCCAGTCCCGCGAGCAACTGCTGTCGGACAATGCCAAGAAGAAGGCGCAGATCTCGGAACTGCAATCGTTCGTCAGCCGCTTCTCGGCCAACGCCTCGAAAGCCAAGCAGGCCACCTCCCGCGCCAAGGCAATCGACAAGATCCAGCTGGCCGAGGTCAAGCCTTCGAGCCGTGTGAGCCCGTTCATCCGTTTCGAACAAACCAAGAAGCTGCACCGTCAGGCGGTCATCGTCGAGCGCATGGCCAAAGGCTTCGACGGCAAGACCCTGTTCAAGGACTTCAGCTTCCAGGTTGAAGCGGGCGAGCGCGTGGCGATCATCGGCCCGAACGGTATCGGTAAAACCACCCTGCTGCGCACCCTGGTCAACGAACTGACCCCGGATGCCGGCACCGTGAAATGGACCGACGCCGCCGAGCTGGGCTACTACGCCCAGGACCACGCACACGACTTCGAAGACGACTGTAACCTGTTCGACTGGATGGGCCAGTGGACTCAGGGCGGCGAGCAAATCGTTCGCGGCACCCTGGGGCGCATGCTGTTCTCCAACGACGAGATCCTCAAGTCGGTCAAGGTCATTTCCGGTGGTGAGCAAGGCCGCATGCTGTTCGGCAAACTGATCCTGCAAAAGCCGAACGTGCTGATCATGGACGAACCGACCAACCACTTGGACATGGAATCCATCGAGGCGCTGAACCTGGCGCTGGAAAACTACCCGGGCACGCTGATCTTCGTCAGCCACGACCGTGAGTTCGTATCGTCGTTGGCCACCCGCATTATCGAACTCAGCCCTAGCGGCGTGATCGATTTCAGCGGCACCTATGACGATTACCTGCGCAGCCAGGGTGTAGTGTTCTAA
- a CDS encoding MFS transporter yields MSAQQLPPQSSLTITLQIVSIVFYTFIAFLCIGLPIAVLPGYVHEQLGFSAIIAGLTIGSQYLATLLSRPMAGRMSDSIGTKRAIVYGLSGIVLSGVLTLISTLLQSMPLVSLLILIAGRLLLGIAQGLIGVGTISWCMGQVGAEHTARSISWNGIASYGAIAIGAPLGVVMVADYGFASLGIALSLLALGALLLIRNKPSVPVVRGERLPFWAVFGRIAPFGASLSLASIGYGTLTTFITLYYVSRGWAGAAYCLTVFGVCFILARLLFISSISRFGGFTSAIACMCIETVGLVLLWLAPSTGYALIGAGLTGFGLSLVYPALGVEAIKQVPNSSRGAGLSAYAVFFDLALAIAGPLMGAVALNLGYTWIFFSAALLSVTGLGLTLLLKRRAMA; encoded by the coding sequence ATGTCTGCGCAGCAGTTGCCCCCGCAAAGCTCCCTGACGATCACCCTGCAGATCGTCTCTATCGTTTTTTATACCTTTATTGCCTTCCTCTGCATCGGTCTGCCGATTGCGGTGTTGCCGGGGTATGTCCATGAACAACTAGGTTTCAGCGCGATCATCGCGGGGCTGACCATTGGCTCGCAGTACCTGGCCACCTTGCTCAGCCGGCCCATGGCCGGGCGCATGTCGGACAGTATCGGCACCAAACGCGCGATTGTTTACGGGTTGTCCGGGATAGTGCTGAGCGGCGTGTTGACGCTGATTTCGACGTTGCTGCAGAGCATGCCGCTGGTGAGTCTGTTGATCCTGATTGCCGGCCGTTTGCTGCTCGGGATCGCCCAAGGCTTGATCGGCGTCGGCACTATCAGTTGGTGCATGGGCCAGGTCGGCGCGGAGCACACCGCCCGTTCCATTTCCTGGAACGGCATCGCGTCGTACGGCGCCATTGCCATCGGTGCGCCACTGGGTGTGGTGATGGTCGCCGACTATGGTTTCGCCAGTCTGGGGATCGCACTGTCGCTGCTGGCGCTGGGCGCGTTGCTGCTGATCCGCAACAAACCGTCGGTGCCGGTGGTTCGCGGTGAGCGGCTGCCCTTTTGGGCGGTGTTCGGGCGCATTGCGCCGTTTGGTGCAAGCCTGAGCCTGGCGTCCATCGGTTATGGCACGCTCACCACTTTTATTACCTTGTACTACGTCAGCCGTGGTTGGGCCGGTGCCGCGTATTGCCTGACCGTATTCGGCGTCTGCTTTATTCTGGCGCGTCTGTTGTTCATCTCCAGCATCAGCCGGTTCGGTGGATTCACTTCGGCCATTGCCTGCATGTGCATTGAAACCGTGGGCCTGGTGCTGCTGTGGCTGGCGCCTTCGACGGGTTATGCGCTGATCGGCGCGGGCCTGACCGGTTTTGGCTTGTCGCTGGTTTACCCGGCGCTCGGCGTCGAGGCGATCAAGCAAGTCCCCAATTCCAGTCGCGGCGCGGGCCTGAGTGCTTACGCGGTGTTTTTTGATTTGGCACTGGCGATTGCCGGGCCACTGATGGGCGCGGTGGCGTTGAACCTAGGGTATACGTGGATATTCTTTAGCGCGGCGTTGTTGTCGGTAACCGGGTTGGGTCTAACGCTGCTACTCAAACGCCGTGCAATGGCCTAG
- a CDS encoding dienelactone hydrolase — MVRLCATLLFCLLSSLNSVHAAPAPHPHWSVGFHEMSFLDPLDLQPMHAIAFYPSSDREHTSKIEGYTVEAGEDSAVAIGRFPMLMLSHGNTGTPLALHDLATSLARKGFVVVAVIHPGDNSKDHSRLGTLSNLYGRPIQISEAITATLGDRMLAPFVNANQVGVIGYSAGGETALILSGATPDLDRLRRYCEERPDDRDACNTKGELIVDRDDLQPVADPRVHALLLMAPLSLKFGRHTLADVHVPVLLYSGDGDKLVAFDKNAAALARKLPIAPDFKLLAGAGHFVFMAPCNEEQIIAMPALCTDADGVDREGIHRDMISEAGRFFSRTLGIATRAGLQTADQ, encoded by the coding sequence ATGGTGCGTCTTTGTGCAACGTTACTGTTTTGCCTGCTCAGCAGCCTGAATTCAGTGCACGCCGCGCCTGCGCCACATCCTCACTGGAGCGTCGGCTTCCATGAGATGAGTTTTCTCGACCCCCTCGATTTGCAACCGATGCACGCCATCGCGTTCTATCCCTCCAGTGACAGGGAGCACACCAGTAAAATCGAGGGTTACACCGTCGAAGCCGGCGAAGACAGCGCTGTTGCCATCGGGCGCTTCCCGATGCTGATGCTGTCCCACGGCAACACCGGAACCCCGCTGGCCCTGCACGACCTCGCCACCTCGCTGGCGCGCAAAGGCTTTGTGGTGGTCGCGGTGATCCATCCTGGCGACAACTCCAAAGACCACAGCCGCCTCGGTACGCTGAGTAACCTTTACGGCCGACCCATCCAGATTTCCGAAGCCATCACCGCTACCTTGGGTGATCGCATGCTCGCGCCATTCGTCAATGCCAATCAGGTCGGGGTGATTGGCTATTCGGCGGGCGGTGAGACGGCGTTGATCCTGTCCGGTGCCACGCCTGACCTGGATCGTCTGCGTCGGTATTGCGAGGAACGCCCGGACGACCGCGATGCCTGCAACACCAAGGGTGAATTGATCGTCGACCGCGATGACCTTCAACCCGTGGCCGACCCGCGCGTGCATGCGTTGCTATTGATGGCGCCGCTGAGCTTGAAGTTCGGCCGTCACACCCTGGCCGATGTGCATGTGCCGGTGCTGCTTTACAGCGGCGACGGCGACAAACTGGTCGCGTTCGACAAGAACGCAGCGGCGCTTGCGCGCAAGTTGCCGATTGCCCCCGACTTCAAGTTGTTGGCCGGCGCGGGGCATTTCGTGTTCATGGCCCCGTGCAACGAAGAGCAGATCATTGCCATGCCAGCACTGTGTACCGACGCCGATGGGGTCGACCGCGAAGGCATCCATCGCGACATGATTTCCGAAGCCGGGCGTTTCTTCTCCCGCACCCTGGGCATCGCAACCCGCGCAGGTCTGCAAACCGCGGATCAGTGA